The proteins below come from a single Megalops cyprinoides isolate fMegCyp1 chromosome 5, fMegCyp1.pri, whole genome shotgun sequence genomic window:
- the LOC118777527 gene encoding exportin-7-like isoform X5 gives MADHVQSLAQLEILCKQLYESTDTSTRLQAEKALVEFTNSPDCLSKCQLLLERGSSSYSQLLAATCLSKLVSRTSNPLPLEQRIDIRNYVLNYLATRPKLAAFVTQALIQLHARITKLGWFDCQKEDYVFRNVIADVTRFLQDSVEHCIIGVTILSQLTNEINQADATHPLTKHRKIASSFRDSSLFDIFTLSCNLLKQASGKNLNLNDESQHGLLMQLLKLAHNCLNFDFIGTSTDESSDDLCTVQIPTSWRSAFLDSSTLQLFFDLYHSIPPSLSPLVLSCLVQIASVRRSLFNNAERAKFLSHLVDGVKRILENPQSLSDPNNYHEFCRLLARLKSNYQLGELVKVENYPEVIRLIANFTVTSLQHWEFAPNSVHYLLSLWQRLAASVPYVKATEPHLLETYTPEVTKAYITSRLESVHIILRDGLEDPLDDTGLVQQQLDQLSTIGRCEYEKTCALLVQLFDQSAQSYQELLQSTNSSAMDIAVQEGRLTWLVYIIGAVIGGRVSFASTDEQDAMDGELVCRVLQLMNLTDSRLAQAGNEKLELAMLSFFEQFRKIYIGDQVQKSSKLYRRLSEVLGLNDETMVLSVFIGKIITNLKYWGQCEPITSRTLQLLNDLSIGYSSVRKLVKLSAVQFMLNNHTSEHFSFLGVNNQSNLSDMRCRTTFYTALGRLLMVDLGEDEDQFEQFMLPLTAAFEAVAQMFSTNTFNEQEAKRTLVGLVRDLRGIAFAFNAKTSFMMLFDWIYPSYMPILQRAIELWYHVPACTTPVLKLMAELVHNRSQRLQFDVSSPNGILLFRETSKMITTYGNRILTLGEVPKDQVYALKLKGVSICFSMLKAVLSGNYVNFGVFRLYGDDALDNALQTFIKLLLSVPHSDLLDYPKLSQSYYSLLEVLTQDHMTFIASLEPHVIMYILSSISEGLTALDTMVCTGCCSSLDHIVTYLFKQLSRSTKKRAPPMGQESDRFLHIMQQHPEMIQQMLSTVLNIIIFEDCRNQWSMSRPLLGLVLLNEKYFADLRNSIVNSQPPEKQQAMHLCFENLMEGIERNLLTKNRDRFTQNLSVFRREVNDSMKNSTYGVNSNDMMS, from the exons ATGGCGGATCATGTGCAG AGTCTGGCTCAGCTGGAGATCCTGTGCAAACAGCTGTATGAGAGCACGGACACATCGACGAGGCTGCAGGCGGAGAAGGCCCTGGTGGAGTTCACCAACAGCCCCGACTGCCTGAGCAAGTGCCAGCTCCTCCTGGAGAGAGGCAGC TCCTCTTATTCCCAGCTGCTGGCCGCCACATGTCTTTCCAAACTGGTGTCACGCACCAGCAACCCTCTCCCACTGGAGCAGCGCATTGACATCC GGAACTATGTGCTGAATTACCTGGCGACGCGGCCGAAGCTGGCGGCCTTCGTCACGCAGGCTCTGATCCAGCTGCACGCACGCATCACCAAGCTGGGCTGGTTCGACTGCCAGAAGGAGGACTATGTGTTCCGCAACGTCATCGCCGACGTCACCCGCTTCCTGCAG GACAGTGTTGAGCACTGCATCATAGGAGTTACTATTCTTTCCCAGCTAACCAATGAGATTAACCAA GCAGACGCCACACACCCCCTGACCAAACACAGGAAGATCGCATCATCGTTCAGAGACTCCTCCCTCTTCGACATCTTCACCCTGTCCTGCAACCTGCTGAAACAG GCCTCGGGGAAGAACCTGAATCTGAACGATGAGAGTCAGCACGGCCTGCTCATGCAGCTCCTCAAACTGGCGCACAACTGTCTCAACTTCGACTTCATCGGCACCTCCACCGACGAGTCCTCCGACGACCTGTGCACCGTACAGATCCCCACCAGCTGGAGATCCG CGTTCTTGGACTCTTCCACCCTGCAGCTGTTTTTTGACTTGTATCATTCCATCCCTCCGTCCCTGTCTCCCCTG GTCTTGTCATGTTTAGTGCAAATCGCGTCTGTCCGAAGATCGCTCTTCAACAACGCGGAGAGGGCCAAGTTCCTCTCACACCTGGTGGACGGGGTGAAGAGGATACTGGAGAACCCACAG agcttATCAGATCCAAACAACTACCACGAGTTCTGCCGACTGCTGGCCAGGCTAAAGAGCAACTACCAGCTGGGCGAACTGGTGAAAGTGGAGAATTACCCAGAAGTTATAAGGTTGATAGCGAACTTCACTGTGACCAGCCTACAG caCTGGGAGTTCGCCCCGAACAGCGTGCACTACCTGCTGAGCCTCTGGCAGCGTCTGGCGGCGTCGGTGCCCTACGTCAAAGCCACAGAGCCCCACCTGCTGGAGACCTACACCCCCGAGGTCACCAAGGCCTACATCACCTCACGCCTGGAGTCCGTCCACATCATCCTCAG GGATGGGCTTGAGGACCCTCTGGATGACACGGGATTGGTGCAGCAGCAGTTGGACCAGCTGTCCACCATCGGGCGGTGTGAGTACGAGAAGACCTGCGCGCTGCTGGTGCAGCTGTTCGACCAGTCGGCCCAGTCCtaccaggagctgctgcagtccACCAACTCCAGTGCCATGGACATCGCCGTGCAGGAAG GGCGGTTGACGTGGCTGGTGTATATCATTGGGGCGGTGATCGGGGGCCGGGTGTCTTTCGCCAGCACAGACGAGCAGGATGCCATGGACGGAGAGCTTGTGTGTCG GGTGCTGCAGCTGATGAATCTGACAGACTCTCGCCTGGCGCAGGCCGGCAATGAGAAGCTGGAGCTGGCCATGCTCAGCTTCTTCGAGCAGTTTCGCAAAATCTATATCGGAGACCAGGTGCAGAAATCCTCAAAG CTTTACCGGCGGCTCTCCGAGGTCCTGGGCCTGAACGACGAGACCATGGTGCTCAGCGTGTTCATCGGCAAAAT AATCACCAATCTGAAGTACTGGGGCCAATGCGAACCCATCACCTCACGGACCCTCCAGCTCCTGAACGACCTCTCCATCGG GTACAGCAGTGTGAGGAAGCTGGTGAAACTCAGTGCTGTTCAGTTCATGCTGAACAACCACACA AGCGAGCACTTTTCCTTCCTCGGCGTGAACAATCAGTCCAACCTGAGTGACATGCGGTGTCGGACCACCTTCTACACAGCACTAGGGCGCCTCCTGATGGTGGACCTAG GTGAGGATGAGGACCAGTTCGAGCAGTTCATGCTGCCCCTAACGGCAGCATTTGAGGCCGTGGCTCAGATGTTCAGCACCAACACCTTCAACGAGCAAGAAGCCAAA cggACGTTGGTCGGTTTGGTGAGAGATTTGAGAGGGATTGCCTTCGCCTTCAACGCTAAGACTAGTTTCATGATGCTGTTCGACTGGAT TTACCCATCCTACATGCCCATCCTGCAGAGAGCCATCGAGCTGTGGTACCACGTACCTGCCTGCACCACACCTGTGCTCAAACTGATGGCCGAGCTCGTCCATAACAG gtcacagaggctgcagttcGATGTGTCGTCGCCCAATGGAATCCTGCTGTTCAGGGAGACCAGCAAGATGATCACCACATACG GTAACCGTATCCTGACCCTGGGGGAGGTGCCTAAGGACCAGGTGTACGCCCTGAAGCTGAAGGGCGTGTCCATTTGCTTCTCCATGCTCAAGGCCGTGCTGAGCGGCAACTACGTCAACTTTGGCGTGTTCCGGCTGTACGGCGACGACGCGCTGGACAACGCCCTGCAGACCTTCATTAAGCTGCTGCTGTCCGTGCCCCACAGTGACCTGCTG GACTACCCCAAGCTCAGCCAGTCGTATTACTCCCTGCTGGAGGTGCTGACGCAGGATCACATGACCTTCATCGCCAGCCTGGAGCCGCACGTCATCATGTACATCCTGTCCTCCATCTCAGAGGGGCTCACTGCACTCG acACCATGGTGTGCACAGGCTGCTGTTCCAGCCTAGACCACATCGTGACGTATCTGTTTAAGCAGCTGTCCCGCAGCACCAAGAAGAGAGCGCCCCCTATGGGCCAGGAGAGTGACCGCTTCTTGCACATCATGCAGCAGCACCCAGAGATGATCCAGCAG ATGCTGTCGACTGTCCTGAATATTATCATTTTTGAAGACTGCCGGAATCAGTGGTCTATGTCCCGCCCACTGCTGGGCTTGGTCTTGCTGAACGAGAAG TATTTCGCTGATCTGAGGAACAGCATCGTGAACAGCCAGCCTCCAGAGAAGCAGCAGGCCATGCACTTATGCTTCGAAAACCTGATGGAGGGCATTGAACGCAATCTGCTCACAAAAAACCGAGACAG GTTTACTCAGAACCTGTCGGTGTTCCGGAGGGAGGTGAACGACTCCATGAAGAACTCCACCTACGGCGTCAACAGCAACGACATGATGAGCTGA
- the LOC118777527 gene encoding exportin-7-like isoform X3 — MSSPLLSPALGRVQSLAQLEILCKQLYESTDTSTRLQAEKALVEFTNSPDCLSKCQLLLERGSSSYSQLLAATCLSKLVSRTSNPLPLEQRIDIRNYVLNYLATRPKLAAFVTQALIQLHARITKLGWFDCQKEDYVFRNVIADVTRFLQDSVEHCIIGVTILSQLTNEINQVSSSALLSDADATHPLTKHRKIASSFRDSSLFDIFTLSCNLLKQASGKNLNLNDESQHGLLMQLLKLAHNCLNFDFIGTSTDESSDDLCTVQIPTSWRSAFLDSSTLQLFFDLYHSIPPSLSPLVLSCLVQIASVRRSLFNNAERAKFLSHLVDGVKRILENPQSLSDPNNYHEFCRLLARLKSNYQLGELVKVENYPEVIRLIANFTVTSLQHWEFAPNSVHYLLSLWQRLAASVPYVKATEPHLLETYTPEVTKAYITSRLESVHIILRDGLEDPLDDTGLVQQQLDQLSTIGRCEYEKTCALLVQLFDQSAQSYQELLQSTNSSAMDIAVQEGRLTWLVYIIGAVIGGRVSFASTDEQDAMDGELVCRVLQLMNLTDSRLAQAGNEKLELAMLSFFEQFRKIYIGDQVQKSSKLYRRLSEVLGLNDETMVLSVFIGKIITNLKYWGQCEPITSRTLQLLNDLSIGYSSVRKLVKLSAVQFMLNNHTSEHFSFLGVNNQSNLSDMRCRTTFYTALGRLLMVDLGEDEDQFEQFMLPLTAAFEAVAQMFSTNTFNEQEAKRTLVGLVRDLRGIAFAFNAKTSFMMLFDWIYPSYMPILQRAIELWYHVPACTTPVLKLMAELVHNRSQRLQFDVSSPNGILLFRETSKMITTYGNRILTLGEVPKDQVYALKLKGVSICFSMLKAVLSGNYVNFGVFRLYGDDALDNALQTFIKLLLSVPHSDLLDYPKLSQSYYSLLEVLTQDHMTFIASLEPHVIMYILSSISEGLTALDTMVCTGCCSSLDHIVTYLFKQLSRSTKKRAPPMGQESDRFLHIMQQHPEMIQQMLSTVLNIIIFEDCRNQWSMSRPLLGLVLLNEKYFADLRNSIVNSQPPEKQQAMHLCFENLMEGIERNLLTKNRDRFTQNLSVFRREVNDSMKNSTYGVNSNDMMS; from the exons ATGTCTTCCCCACTCCTGAGTCCAGCTTTGGGCAGGGTGCAG AGTCTGGCTCAGCTGGAGATCCTGTGCAAACAGCTGTATGAGAGCACGGACACATCGACGAGGCTGCAGGCGGAGAAGGCCCTGGTGGAGTTCACCAACAGCCCCGACTGCCTGAGCAAGTGCCAGCTCCTCCTGGAGAGAGGCAGC TCCTCTTATTCCCAGCTGCTGGCCGCCACATGTCTTTCCAAACTGGTGTCACGCACCAGCAACCCTCTCCCACTGGAGCAGCGCATTGACATCC GGAACTATGTGCTGAATTACCTGGCGACGCGGCCGAAGCTGGCGGCCTTCGTCACGCAGGCTCTGATCCAGCTGCACGCACGCATCACCAAGCTGGGCTGGTTCGACTGCCAGAAGGAGGACTATGTGTTCCGCAACGTCATCGCCGACGTCACCCGCTTCCTGCAG GACAGTGTTGAGCACTGCATCATAGGAGTTACTATTCTTTCCCAGCTAACCAATGAGATTAACCAAGTAAGTTCCTCGGCGCTCCTGTCTGAC GCAGACGCCACACACCCCCTGACCAAACACAGGAAGATCGCATCATCGTTCAGAGACTCCTCCCTCTTCGACATCTTCACCCTGTCCTGCAACCTGCTGAAACAG GCCTCGGGGAAGAACCTGAATCTGAACGATGAGAGTCAGCACGGCCTGCTCATGCAGCTCCTCAAACTGGCGCACAACTGTCTCAACTTCGACTTCATCGGCACCTCCACCGACGAGTCCTCCGACGACCTGTGCACCGTACAGATCCCCACCAGCTGGAGATCCG CGTTCTTGGACTCTTCCACCCTGCAGCTGTTTTTTGACTTGTATCATTCCATCCCTCCGTCCCTGTCTCCCCTG GTCTTGTCATGTTTAGTGCAAATCGCGTCTGTCCGAAGATCGCTCTTCAACAACGCGGAGAGGGCCAAGTTCCTCTCACACCTGGTGGACGGGGTGAAGAGGATACTGGAGAACCCACAG agcttATCAGATCCAAACAACTACCACGAGTTCTGCCGACTGCTGGCCAGGCTAAAGAGCAACTACCAGCTGGGCGAACTGGTGAAAGTGGAGAATTACCCAGAAGTTATAAGGTTGATAGCGAACTTCACTGTGACCAGCCTACAG caCTGGGAGTTCGCCCCGAACAGCGTGCACTACCTGCTGAGCCTCTGGCAGCGTCTGGCGGCGTCGGTGCCCTACGTCAAAGCCACAGAGCCCCACCTGCTGGAGACCTACACCCCCGAGGTCACCAAGGCCTACATCACCTCACGCCTGGAGTCCGTCCACATCATCCTCAG GGATGGGCTTGAGGACCCTCTGGATGACACGGGATTGGTGCAGCAGCAGTTGGACCAGCTGTCCACCATCGGGCGGTGTGAGTACGAGAAGACCTGCGCGCTGCTGGTGCAGCTGTTCGACCAGTCGGCCCAGTCCtaccaggagctgctgcagtccACCAACTCCAGTGCCATGGACATCGCCGTGCAGGAAG GGCGGTTGACGTGGCTGGTGTATATCATTGGGGCGGTGATCGGGGGCCGGGTGTCTTTCGCCAGCACAGACGAGCAGGATGCCATGGACGGAGAGCTTGTGTGTCG GGTGCTGCAGCTGATGAATCTGACAGACTCTCGCCTGGCGCAGGCCGGCAATGAGAAGCTGGAGCTGGCCATGCTCAGCTTCTTCGAGCAGTTTCGCAAAATCTATATCGGAGACCAGGTGCAGAAATCCTCAAAG CTTTACCGGCGGCTCTCCGAGGTCCTGGGCCTGAACGACGAGACCATGGTGCTCAGCGTGTTCATCGGCAAAAT AATCACCAATCTGAAGTACTGGGGCCAATGCGAACCCATCACCTCACGGACCCTCCAGCTCCTGAACGACCTCTCCATCGG GTACAGCAGTGTGAGGAAGCTGGTGAAACTCAGTGCTGTTCAGTTCATGCTGAACAACCACACA AGCGAGCACTTTTCCTTCCTCGGCGTGAACAATCAGTCCAACCTGAGTGACATGCGGTGTCGGACCACCTTCTACACAGCACTAGGGCGCCTCCTGATGGTGGACCTAG GTGAGGATGAGGACCAGTTCGAGCAGTTCATGCTGCCCCTAACGGCAGCATTTGAGGCCGTGGCTCAGATGTTCAGCACCAACACCTTCAACGAGCAAGAAGCCAAA cggACGTTGGTCGGTTTGGTGAGAGATTTGAGAGGGATTGCCTTCGCCTTCAACGCTAAGACTAGTTTCATGATGCTGTTCGACTGGAT TTACCCATCCTACATGCCCATCCTGCAGAGAGCCATCGAGCTGTGGTACCACGTACCTGCCTGCACCACACCTGTGCTCAAACTGATGGCCGAGCTCGTCCATAACAG gtcacagaggctgcagttcGATGTGTCGTCGCCCAATGGAATCCTGCTGTTCAGGGAGACCAGCAAGATGATCACCACATACG GTAACCGTATCCTGACCCTGGGGGAGGTGCCTAAGGACCAGGTGTACGCCCTGAAGCTGAAGGGCGTGTCCATTTGCTTCTCCATGCTCAAGGCCGTGCTGAGCGGCAACTACGTCAACTTTGGCGTGTTCCGGCTGTACGGCGACGACGCGCTGGACAACGCCCTGCAGACCTTCATTAAGCTGCTGCTGTCCGTGCCCCACAGTGACCTGCTG GACTACCCCAAGCTCAGCCAGTCGTATTACTCCCTGCTGGAGGTGCTGACGCAGGATCACATGACCTTCATCGCCAGCCTGGAGCCGCACGTCATCATGTACATCCTGTCCTCCATCTCAGAGGGGCTCACTGCACTCG acACCATGGTGTGCACAGGCTGCTGTTCCAGCCTAGACCACATCGTGACGTATCTGTTTAAGCAGCTGTCCCGCAGCACCAAGAAGAGAGCGCCCCCTATGGGCCAGGAGAGTGACCGCTTCTTGCACATCATGCAGCAGCACCCAGAGATGATCCAGCAG ATGCTGTCGACTGTCCTGAATATTATCATTTTTGAAGACTGCCGGAATCAGTGGTCTATGTCCCGCCCACTGCTGGGCTTGGTCTTGCTGAACGAGAAG TATTTCGCTGATCTGAGGAACAGCATCGTGAACAGCCAGCCTCCAGAGAAGCAGCAGGCCATGCACTTATGCTTCGAAAACCTGATGGAGGGCATTGAACGCAATCTGCTCACAAAAAACCGAGACAG GTTTACTCAGAACCTGTCGGTGTTCCGGAGGGAGGTGAACGACTCCATGAAGAACTCCACCTACGGCGTCAACAGCAACGACATGATGAGCTGA
- the LOC118777527 gene encoding exportin-7-like isoform X4 — protein MADHVQSLAQLEILCKQLYESTDTSTRLQAEKALVEFTNSPDCLSKCQLLLERGSSSYSQLLAATCLSKLVSRTSNPLPLEQRIDIRNYVLNYLATRPKLAAFVTQALIQLHARITKLGWFDCQKEDYVFRNVIADVTRFLQDSVEHCIIGVTILSQLTNEINQVSSSALLSDADATHPLTKHRKIASSFRDSSLFDIFTLSCNLLKQASGKNLNLNDESQHGLLMQLLKLAHNCLNFDFIGTSTDESSDDLCTVQIPTSWRSAFLDSSTLQLFFDLYHSIPPSLSPLVLSCLVQIASVRRSLFNNAERAKFLSHLVDGVKRILENPQSLSDPNNYHEFCRLLARLKSNYQLGELVKVENYPEVIRLIANFTVTSLQHWEFAPNSVHYLLSLWQRLAASVPYVKATEPHLLETYTPEVTKAYITSRLESVHIILRDGLEDPLDDTGLVQQQLDQLSTIGRCEYEKTCALLVQLFDQSAQSYQELLQSTNSSAMDIAVQEGRLTWLVYIIGAVIGGRVSFASTDEQDAMDGELVCRVLQLMNLTDSRLAQAGNEKLELAMLSFFEQFRKIYIGDQVQKSSKLYRRLSEVLGLNDETMVLSVFIGKIITNLKYWGQCEPITSRTLQLLNDLSIGYSSVRKLVKLSAVQFMLNNHTSEHFSFLGVNNQSNLSDMRCRTTFYTALGRLLMVDLGEDEDQFEQFMLPLTAAFEAVAQMFSTNTFNEQEAKRTLVGLVRDLRGIAFAFNAKTSFMMLFDWIYPSYMPILQRAIELWYHVPACTTPVLKLMAELVHNRSQRLQFDVSSPNGILLFRETSKMITTYGNRILTLGEVPKDQVYALKLKGVSICFSMLKAVLSGNYVNFGVFRLYGDDALDNALQTFIKLLLSVPHSDLLDYPKLSQSYYSLLEVLTQDHMTFIASLEPHVIMYILSSISEGLTALDTMVCTGCCSSLDHIVTYLFKQLSRSTKKRAPPMGQESDRFLHIMQQHPEMIQQMLSTVLNIIIFEDCRNQWSMSRPLLGLVLLNEKYFADLRNSIVNSQPPEKQQAMHLCFENLMEGIERNLLTKNRDRFTQNLSVFRREVNDSMKNSTYGVNSNDMMS, from the exons ATGGCGGATCATGTGCAG AGTCTGGCTCAGCTGGAGATCCTGTGCAAACAGCTGTATGAGAGCACGGACACATCGACGAGGCTGCAGGCGGAGAAGGCCCTGGTGGAGTTCACCAACAGCCCCGACTGCCTGAGCAAGTGCCAGCTCCTCCTGGAGAGAGGCAGC TCCTCTTATTCCCAGCTGCTGGCCGCCACATGTCTTTCCAAACTGGTGTCACGCACCAGCAACCCTCTCCCACTGGAGCAGCGCATTGACATCC GGAACTATGTGCTGAATTACCTGGCGACGCGGCCGAAGCTGGCGGCCTTCGTCACGCAGGCTCTGATCCAGCTGCACGCACGCATCACCAAGCTGGGCTGGTTCGACTGCCAGAAGGAGGACTATGTGTTCCGCAACGTCATCGCCGACGTCACCCGCTTCCTGCAG GACAGTGTTGAGCACTGCATCATAGGAGTTACTATTCTTTCCCAGCTAACCAATGAGATTAACCAAGTAAGTTCCTCGGCGCTCCTGTCTGAC GCAGACGCCACACACCCCCTGACCAAACACAGGAAGATCGCATCATCGTTCAGAGACTCCTCCCTCTTCGACATCTTCACCCTGTCCTGCAACCTGCTGAAACAG GCCTCGGGGAAGAACCTGAATCTGAACGATGAGAGTCAGCACGGCCTGCTCATGCAGCTCCTCAAACTGGCGCACAACTGTCTCAACTTCGACTTCATCGGCACCTCCACCGACGAGTCCTCCGACGACCTGTGCACCGTACAGATCCCCACCAGCTGGAGATCCG CGTTCTTGGACTCTTCCACCCTGCAGCTGTTTTTTGACTTGTATCATTCCATCCCTCCGTCCCTGTCTCCCCTG GTCTTGTCATGTTTAGTGCAAATCGCGTCTGTCCGAAGATCGCTCTTCAACAACGCGGAGAGGGCCAAGTTCCTCTCACACCTGGTGGACGGGGTGAAGAGGATACTGGAGAACCCACAG agcttATCAGATCCAAACAACTACCACGAGTTCTGCCGACTGCTGGCCAGGCTAAAGAGCAACTACCAGCTGGGCGAACTGGTGAAAGTGGAGAATTACCCAGAAGTTATAAGGTTGATAGCGAACTTCACTGTGACCAGCCTACAG caCTGGGAGTTCGCCCCGAACAGCGTGCACTACCTGCTGAGCCTCTGGCAGCGTCTGGCGGCGTCGGTGCCCTACGTCAAAGCCACAGAGCCCCACCTGCTGGAGACCTACACCCCCGAGGTCACCAAGGCCTACATCACCTCACGCCTGGAGTCCGTCCACATCATCCTCAG GGATGGGCTTGAGGACCCTCTGGATGACACGGGATTGGTGCAGCAGCAGTTGGACCAGCTGTCCACCATCGGGCGGTGTGAGTACGAGAAGACCTGCGCGCTGCTGGTGCAGCTGTTCGACCAGTCGGCCCAGTCCtaccaggagctgctgcagtccACCAACTCCAGTGCCATGGACATCGCCGTGCAGGAAG GGCGGTTGACGTGGCTGGTGTATATCATTGGGGCGGTGATCGGGGGCCGGGTGTCTTTCGCCAGCACAGACGAGCAGGATGCCATGGACGGAGAGCTTGTGTGTCG GGTGCTGCAGCTGATGAATCTGACAGACTCTCGCCTGGCGCAGGCCGGCAATGAGAAGCTGGAGCTGGCCATGCTCAGCTTCTTCGAGCAGTTTCGCAAAATCTATATCGGAGACCAGGTGCAGAAATCCTCAAAG CTTTACCGGCGGCTCTCCGAGGTCCTGGGCCTGAACGACGAGACCATGGTGCTCAGCGTGTTCATCGGCAAAAT AATCACCAATCTGAAGTACTGGGGCCAATGCGAACCCATCACCTCACGGACCCTCCAGCTCCTGAACGACCTCTCCATCGG GTACAGCAGTGTGAGGAAGCTGGTGAAACTCAGTGCTGTTCAGTTCATGCTGAACAACCACACA AGCGAGCACTTTTCCTTCCTCGGCGTGAACAATCAGTCCAACCTGAGTGACATGCGGTGTCGGACCACCTTCTACACAGCACTAGGGCGCCTCCTGATGGTGGACCTAG GTGAGGATGAGGACCAGTTCGAGCAGTTCATGCTGCCCCTAACGGCAGCATTTGAGGCCGTGGCTCAGATGTTCAGCACCAACACCTTCAACGAGCAAGAAGCCAAA cggACGTTGGTCGGTTTGGTGAGAGATTTGAGAGGGATTGCCTTCGCCTTCAACGCTAAGACTAGTTTCATGATGCTGTTCGACTGGAT TTACCCATCCTACATGCCCATCCTGCAGAGAGCCATCGAGCTGTGGTACCACGTACCTGCCTGCACCACACCTGTGCTCAAACTGATGGCCGAGCTCGTCCATAACAG gtcacagaggctgcagttcGATGTGTCGTCGCCCAATGGAATCCTGCTGTTCAGGGAGACCAGCAAGATGATCACCACATACG GTAACCGTATCCTGACCCTGGGGGAGGTGCCTAAGGACCAGGTGTACGCCCTGAAGCTGAAGGGCGTGTCCATTTGCTTCTCCATGCTCAAGGCCGTGCTGAGCGGCAACTACGTCAACTTTGGCGTGTTCCGGCTGTACGGCGACGACGCGCTGGACAACGCCCTGCAGACCTTCATTAAGCTGCTGCTGTCCGTGCCCCACAGTGACCTGCTG GACTACCCCAAGCTCAGCCAGTCGTATTACTCCCTGCTGGAGGTGCTGACGCAGGATCACATGACCTTCATCGCCAGCCTGGAGCCGCACGTCATCATGTACATCCTGTCCTCCATCTCAGAGGGGCTCACTGCACTCG acACCATGGTGTGCACAGGCTGCTGTTCCAGCCTAGACCACATCGTGACGTATCTGTTTAAGCAGCTGTCCCGCAGCACCAAGAAGAGAGCGCCCCCTATGGGCCAGGAGAGTGACCGCTTCTTGCACATCATGCAGCAGCACCCAGAGATGATCCAGCAG ATGCTGTCGACTGTCCTGAATATTATCATTTTTGAAGACTGCCGGAATCAGTGGTCTATGTCCCGCCCACTGCTGGGCTTGGTCTTGCTGAACGAGAAG TATTTCGCTGATCTGAGGAACAGCATCGTGAACAGCCAGCCTCCAGAGAAGCAGCAGGCCATGCACTTATGCTTCGAAAACCTGATGGAGGGCATTGAACGCAATCTGCTCACAAAAAACCGAGACAG GTTTACTCAGAACCTGTCGGTGTTCCGGAGGGAGGTGAACGACTCCATGAAGAACTCCACCTACGGCGTCAACAGCAACGACATGATGAGCTGA